Below is a window of Pseudomonas eucalypticola DNA.
AACTCCCAATCCGCCAATACCTGCACCACCTCACCGTTCTGCAGCGCTTCCCTGGCGACGAACTCCGGTAAATTGGCAATCCCGAATCCCTGCCGCGCCGCATCCAGGCGCGCACCCGCATGGTTGGCGATATACCGCCCCTTCACCGGCACGACCTCTGTCTGCCCCTCGCGCCGCAAGCGCCAGCGGTTATCGTCAGTGGTCTCACCCAGGTAAAGGCAGTCATGGTCCAGCAGCTCGGCCGGTGCCAGCGGAACACCGCGGCTGTCCAGGTACCCTTGCGACGCACACAGCACCCACCGCACCGCCCCCAGCGTCCGCCCGGCCAGCCCCAGCGGCGGCCGTTCCGTCAGGCGAATCACCAGGTCAATGTCTTCCACCAGGGGGTCTACGTCATGGTCATTGAACACCAACTGCACATCCACCTCGGCGTACCGGCGCAGAAAGTCCGGAATCAGAGGGTGCAGCACCGTTCGGGCAAAGGCCGTAGGCGCGCTCACGATCACCCGCCCATGGGGCCGCGCAGCCAGGCGGCCGGCGGCATCCACCGCACAGGCGGCCGCATCGAGCATGTCACGACAGTGTCGGTAAACTTCGGCTCCGGATTCAGTGACGCGAATGCGCCGGGTGGAACGCTCCACCAACTGAGTGCCCAACGCCTGTTCCAGGCGCTTGATCTGCCGGCTCACAGTAGAGGGCATGCTGCCCAGTTGTCGTGCAGCTTCAGAGAAATTTCCCGCGTCCACCACACGAGCGAACACCGCCATGTCCGGCAGTGCTTCAAAGAGATCGGTGGGGGTCATGGCATCCTCGCGCTGAACCTATTCATGTCACAGCAGCATAAATGATGCGCAGAGGCAGCACGAGGCCCAGGCCGGTGCTGTTTACCCTTGCTCGAACGGCACCCGCAACCGGCTGCCCGCAGACTTCAGTTCCTCGCGGTGGAGAAAAGCCAGCTTCTCTAGCACCTCCACTCCCTGGGCGGTCAGGCTCACCTGCACCTCGCGGCGGTCCTCGACGCCGCGTTGGCGCTGCACCAGCCCCAGCGCCTCGCAGCGCTTCACCAACGCCACCGCCCCATGGGGCACCATCTGTAGGCGCTCGGCCAACTCACCCACACTGGCCCAGTCGCGACCCGTGAAACCCTGGGTATGCAACATCAGCAGGTACTGTTGCGGCGTCACCCCATGGGCCTGCACCGCTTCCTCGGAAAAACGCAGAAAGCGCCGCAACTGATAGCGAAACTCCGACAGCGTCTCGAAATCGGATTTATCCAGGGTATCACTCATCGACGCGGCTCCTGGTTCAAACGGGCGAGGGTGGCCGTGACAATCGCCTCCAGGTCGTCGGCATCCACATCGATGAACTCATCGCGCTCATCCAGCACCGCCTGCAACGCCTGGTGCAATTGCTGGCTGGCCGGCGACACCGCGCGCGCGGCGACCGGGTTCGGTACATGGCCATGAGGGTAACGGTGGCGGCTGAAGGTGTGGAACACCAGCGCGCACACCAGCAACACAGCGGAGTTCAATAACACGGGGTCGAGGACGAACCCATACCCGGCGGCATGAATACTGGGCCCACCCAATACAGCGGTCAGCGCCACGGCACCGGAAGGCGGATGCAGGCACCGCAGGGCCAACATCAACCCGATCGCCACCGACACCGCCAGGGCCGCGGCGATGATCTCGTTGCTGATCCATGCCGCGCAAGTCACGCCCACCAACGAAGCCACCAGGTTACCTCCCAGCAATGCCCAGGGCTGCGCCAACGGGCTGGCCGGGGCCGCGAACAGCAACACGGCGGACGCGCCCATGGGGGCGATCAGCAAAGGCAGGTCGGCGCTCAGTCCCAAAGCCCAGGTGCACAGGGCGGCGGTAATGCCGATGCCCAGCAGTGCGCCAAAAGCGGCGCGCAGGCATTCGCGAGGGCTGAGGTGCAGCGGGGCAGGGCGCCAGCGCTGGAGGGACGAGTGCAGGGTGCGGAACACGGTGTAGGATCTCGGGCAGCAAAAAACGCGCATTTTATATCACGCCGTGATGTATTGCGCGAATCCCTGTCGCGCCGGGGCGATCAGGCGCGCATCTGCCCCAGCAGAGTCGCGGGAAAGGATCCACCGCGTGATGCCTGTTATCCTTGCGTATCAGGAATTCAAGCGTCAGCGCTTACAAGGACGTCTTACATGACCTCGCCACACATCGTGCGTTACTGGCACGCAGTCGAATTGCTGCAGCCCCAGGCCGTTCCGAAGCTCGCCAAACGCGACGGAGCCTACCAACCGTTCTATCAGGACATGCCCGCGTCCTCGGCCGTGCTGCCGTGGATGCCGGCCAATCCTCTGAGCCGCCAACCCCTTCCCGACAAGCGTGTGTGGAGCCATACGCTGTATGCGCACCTCTACAATAACCAAACGGTTTCGCGCCGCCTGGAAGCGCTCTACGGTGCCGACGTTGGCTACAGGGAACCGCAGAACAAGCGCTGCGCGCTCTACTCACTCAAATTCAATGACCAGGGGTTCATGCTGGCCGACAGCCTGGTGCTGTCCAGTGAAGCGTGGTTCGTCGGGCGTGCGATCCACGGCGAGGACTGGCGACGTGGCTTCGAACACACCCAGGACTACCTTCGTGAACAACTCAGAACCCAGCTTGGTGGCGTGGTGCAGGCTGCGGACCTGGCCTGGCTGACGGACTTCATTCGTCAAACCTTGAAGGTCGACGAATTCTTCGGCGATGAGCCCCGTGTCCATCGC
It encodes the following:
- a CDS encoding LysR family transcriptional regulator; protein product: MTPTDLFEALPDMAVFARVVDAGNFSEAARQLGSMPSTVSRQIKRLEQALGTQLVERSTRRIRVTESGAEVYRHCRDMLDAAACAVDAAGRLAARPHGRVIVSAPTAFARTVLHPLIPDFLRRYAEVDVQLVFNDHDVDPLVEDIDLVIRLTERPPLGLAGRTLGAVRWVLCASQGYLDSRGVPLAPAELLDHDCLYLGETTDDNRWRLRREGQTEVVPVKGRYIANHAGARLDAARQGFGIANLPEFVAREALQNGEVVQVLADWELDGGAYIGSVWLLYPPKRFLPPKIRVLIDYLIERLAQ
- a CDS encoding MarR family winged helix-turn-helix transcriptional regulator; this encodes MSDTLDKSDFETLSEFRYQLRRFLRFSEEAVQAHGVTPQQYLLMLHTQGFTGRDWASVGELAERLQMVPHGAVALVKRCEALGLVQRQRGVEDRREVQVSLTAQGVEVLEKLAFLHREELKSAGSRLRVPFEQG
- a CDS encoding HPP family protein, producing the protein MFRTLHSSLQRWRPAPLHLSPRECLRAAFGALLGIGITAALCTWALGLSADLPLLIAPMGASAVLLFAAPASPLAQPWALLGGNLVASLVGVTCAAWISNEIIAAALAVSVAIGLMLALRCLHPPSGAVALTAVLGGPSIHAAGYGFVLDPVLLNSAVLLVCALVFHTFSRHRYPHGHVPNPVAARAVSPASQQLHQALQAVLDERDEFIDVDADDLEAIVTATLARLNQEPRR